The proteins below come from a single Arthrobacter crystallopoietes genomic window:
- a CDS encoding zinc-dependent metalloprotease, producing MTSNPSNNGDDPKDPLSEMFAKLFGAEGAGMDPAEIAKAAGLPSDPNVLAQIMQQVQAMMSAGNEGPVNWKLAHESARKVAASDSDPSVSPAQSREVDEALRLAEMWLDPVTDFAGTGLMGRAWSRAEWVEATLPTWKRLTEPVANSIAFALTSALSEQVPEDMKAMMGGAHSMLQNMGGALFGMQLGQAVGALSKEVVGSTDIGIPLAEGKMALLPANVRAFGEGLDVPESEIRIFLAVREAAHARLFTHVPWLAGHLLGAIEGYARGIHIDMARIEEVAREIDPTDPESMQNALSQGVFMPQRTPEQDTALVKLETTLALVEGWVDELTAAATVNLPSASALRETVRRRRATGGPAEHAFSALVGLELRPRRLRDAAALWAALAEERGIEGRDSIWHHPDLLPTSEDLDDPAGFSSRRQLLEASDTEVDEALQKLLAGGFDEPTNGTDADTDEDENGGPKEGRQDS from the coding sequence ATGACCTCCAACCCATCCAACAACGGCGACGATCCGAAGGATCCGCTGTCCGAAATGTTTGCCAAGCTTTTCGGCGCCGAGGGAGCCGGCATGGATCCCGCAGAAATAGCCAAGGCGGCAGGTCTGCCTTCCGATCCCAACGTCCTGGCGCAGATAATGCAGCAGGTCCAAGCCATGATGAGTGCCGGAAATGAAGGCCCGGTGAACTGGAAGCTGGCCCACGAGAGCGCGCGCAAGGTTGCGGCCTCGGACAGTGACCCGTCGGTTTCTCCCGCCCAATCCCGCGAGGTGGACGAGGCATTGCGCCTGGCCGAGATGTGGCTCGACCCGGTAACGGATTTCGCCGGCACCGGGCTCATGGGCAGGGCGTGGTCGCGGGCCGAATGGGTTGAGGCGACATTGCCGACTTGGAAGCGGTTGACCGAACCGGTGGCCAACAGTATTGCTTTCGCCCTTACGAGTGCACTCTCCGAACAGGTGCCGGAGGACATGAAGGCGATGATGGGCGGGGCCCATTCGATGCTGCAGAACATGGGCGGCGCCCTGTTCGGTATGCAACTGGGACAGGCCGTCGGCGCTTTGTCCAAGGAGGTTGTCGGCTCCACGGATATCGGCATCCCCCTGGCGGAAGGCAAAATGGCGCTGTTACCTGCCAATGTCAGGGCCTTCGGCGAGGGCTTGGACGTTCCCGAGTCGGAGATCCGGATCTTCCTTGCAGTCCGGGAGGCGGCCCACGCACGCTTGTTCACCCATGTTCCCTGGCTGGCAGGACACCTTCTGGGAGCAATCGAAGGCTATGCCCGAGGCATCCATATCGACATGGCGCGGATTGAAGAAGTGGCACGGGAAATCGATCCTACCGATCCCGAATCCATGCAGAATGCGCTCTCCCAGGGCGTGTTCATGCCGCAAAGGACACCGGAGCAAGACACGGCCTTGGTGAAGCTGGAGACGACTTTGGCGCTGGTCGAAGGCTGGGTCGATGAACTGACAGCCGCGGCTACGGTAAATCTGCCATCCGCGAGTGCATTGCGGGAAACCGTGCGCCGACGTCGTGCAACGGGCGGACCCGCCGAGCATGCCTTTTCAGCTTTGGTCGGATTGGAATTGCGTCCCCGGCGTCTACGCGACGCGGCCGCACTCTGGGCTGCTCTGGCTGAGGAACGCGGCATCGAAGGCCGGGATTCCATCTGGCATCACCCGGACCTGCTGCCGACGTCGGAAGATCTGGACGACCCGGCAGGCTTCAGTTCCCGGCGCCAATTGCTGGAAGCGTCGGATACGGAGGTCGACGAGGCCCTGCAAAAGCTGTTGGCGGGCGGGTTTGATGAGCCGACCAACGGTACTGATGCCGATACCGACGAGGATGAGAACGGCGGCCCCAAGGAGGGGCGCCAGGACTCCTAG
- a CDS encoding M48 family metallopeptidase has protein sequence MRDGQKSTALRAGDGPAALTTKDGKPVVVKRSNRRRRTVSAGWRDGEMVISIPGHFTAAQEREWVARMVARLEAKPDADVGKRKVRSDEALMHRAAMLSGRYISGNPCPESIRWVSNQNGRWGSCTPARGTIRISDKIEGMPQWVIDYVILHELAHLVVPGHGPDFWDVLAPYPDLARAKAFLDGAAFAMGRGLNDSGGDLLDDDVED, from the coding sequence ATGCGGGACGGACAGAAGAGTACAGCTTTACGGGCAGGAGACGGCCCGGCCGCGCTGACCACCAAGGACGGTAAGCCGGTAGTGGTCAAGCGCTCCAACCGGCGACGGCGCACGGTATCTGCGGGCTGGCGCGATGGTGAAATGGTTATCTCCATTCCCGGCCACTTCACAGCAGCCCAAGAACGTGAATGGGTTGCCAGGATGGTCGCCCGCCTCGAGGCGAAACCGGACGCCGACGTCGGAAAGCGGAAGGTCCGCAGTGACGAAGCACTTATGCACAGGGCCGCCATGCTGTCCGGCAGATACATTTCCGGGAATCCCTGCCCGGAGAGCATCCGTTGGGTGTCCAACCAGAACGGTCGCTGGGGGTCCTGTACCCCGGCCCGCGGCACCATCAGAATTTCGGACAAGATCGAAGGCATGCCGCAATGGGTCATCGATTACGTGATCCTGCACGAACTAGCCCACCTAGTAGTTCCCGGACATGGGCCAGATTTCTGGGACGTGCTCGCGCCATATCCTGACCTTGCCCGTGCCAAGGCATTTCTGGATGGGGCAGCGTTTGCGATGGGCCGGGGCCTTAACGACAGCGGCGGTGATTTACTGGATGACGATGTGGAGGACTAG
- a CDS encoding TOMM precursor leader peptide-binding protein, with the protein MAELKINPGLRLIERGDAVQIGLGSTGLVLEGTGQGDLEFLYRLRTGFDDTELQRIAVNCAISQERARALVAALESVLVAPPAKSEQLSGLRLDRLTPDRAHWSAVYSVDSSALLANRARAAVHLIGLGRTGGAVACALAAAGVGTLLLEDRASVGPADVGSGAFRLADVGLNRAQAVRKMIRNIDPTVSTHILSNSMAPEAAAGRPRFLNLVIYTDRDVPNARISHGLSEGDNPHLSLLLRERDALIGPLVVPGQSACMDCLDRHHAQTDPDWYELCSQVHDASAETGAVDEVAQSVAAAGLASLQSLLFLDGRNRPAAWSAVLQLRSADGTVGRHEYRPHPECACQLQPALQDS; encoded by the coding sequence GTGGCCGAGCTGAAGATCAATCCCGGTTTGCGCCTGATCGAGCGCGGGGACGCAGTGCAGATAGGCTTGGGGTCCACCGGTCTGGTGCTCGAGGGCACAGGCCAGGGGGATCTGGAATTTTTGTACCGTCTGCGGACTGGTTTCGACGACACGGAACTGCAGCGCATTGCAGTGAACTGTGCCATCAGCCAGGAAAGGGCTCGGGCGTTGGTGGCAGCGCTGGAAAGTGTGCTGGTCGCTCCGCCGGCCAAGTCGGAGCAACTCAGCGGCTTGCGCCTGGACCGTCTGACGCCTGATCGGGCTCACTGGTCCGCGGTGTACTCCGTCGACTCGTCGGCGCTGCTGGCTAACCGGGCACGGGCAGCCGTTCATTTAATCGGGCTGGGGAGGACAGGCGGTGCCGTCGCCTGTGCCCTGGCCGCTGCGGGCGTCGGCACACTACTGCTGGAAGACCGAGCCAGCGTCGGGCCCGCCGACGTAGGGTCGGGAGCATTCAGGCTGGCGGACGTCGGGCTGAACCGGGCGCAAGCTGTTCGGAAGATGATCCGCAATATCGACCCGACGGTTTCCACGCACATTCTGTCCAACAGCATGGCCCCGGAAGCCGCCGCGGGCCGCCCACGCTTCCTGAATCTCGTAATTTACACTGACCGCGATGTGCCCAACGCACGCATCAGCCACGGCCTCTCCGAAGGGGACAATCCCCACCTGTCGCTGCTGCTTCGCGAGCGGGACGCGTTGATTGGCCCGCTGGTAGTACCCGGGCAATCCGCGTGCATGGACTGCTTGGACCGCCATCATGCCCAAACAGATCCCGACTGGTATGAGCTGTGCTCGCAGGTACACGATGCCAGCGCAGAAACCGGCGCCGTCGACGAAGTGGCACAGTCCGTTGCCGCGGCGGGGCTGGCAAGCCTGCAGTCGCTGCTCTTTCTGGATGGCAGGAACCGCCCGGCAGCTTGGTCGGCCGTCCTGCAGCTGCGTTCAGCCGATGGCACCGTTGGCCGGCACGAGTACCGGCCCCACCCCGAGTGTGCCTGCCAGCTGCAGCCGGCGCTGCAGGACAGCTAG
- a CDS encoding ATP-dependent DNA helicase UvrD2 has translation MSLELPVDVTDNLEARILGGLDEEQRHVASTLTGPMSVLAGAGTGKTRAITHRIAYGVHSGVYKPQQVLAVTFTARAAAEMRTRLRDLGVGGVQARTFHAAALRQLQYFWPHAVGGPLPGLLDHKAQVIAESARRLRLTTDRAAIRDLAAEIEWAKVSMLTPDTYLKAAAGRVEPAGFDLTTISRLFQAYEDVKTDRNIIDFEDVLLITVGILQEDAKVAATVRDQYRHFVVDEYQDVSPLQQRLLDLWLGPRDELCVVGDASQTIYSFTGATSRHLLDFTKRFPEAEVVKLVRDYRSTPQVVNLANSLLAARTKQPRRGNDPWSAPLELIAQRPTGPEPSFTECADDEAEAAQVAGRIRTLLNEGVAASQIAVLYRTNGQSEAYEQALASADIGYQLRGGERFFRRKEVRDAMLQLRAGARAAGTDPVPQLVRDILANLGYTAQAPRSGGAVRERWESLAALVALADELDKARGSAAGGVFTLQDLVTELEERAAAQHAPTVQGVTLASLHSAKGLEWDAVFLVGLSEGLMPISFADTDDAVDEERRLLYVGITRAREHLALSWSLARTPGGRANRKPSRFLDGLRPQSSSSVQNRAGAKPSRRKQAAPAVCRVCGTLLSSGAERKVGRCQNCPPTYEESTFDALRQWRKDTALEASVPAFVVFTDATLVAIAEARPQSMQELSRLAGVGPAKLERYGEDVLRILSAN, from the coding sequence GTGAGTCTGGAACTACCGGTGGATGTCACTGACAATCTCGAAGCCAGAATTCTCGGCGGGCTCGACGAGGAGCAGCGCCACGTTGCGTCGACGCTGACCGGACCCATGTCCGTGCTTGCCGGTGCGGGTACGGGCAAGACCCGTGCCATCACCCACCGCATTGCCTACGGCGTACATTCGGGAGTTTACAAGCCGCAACAGGTGCTCGCGGTAACCTTCACGGCCCGTGCGGCGGCTGAAATGCGCACACGGCTGCGGGACCTGGGCGTGGGCGGGGTTCAGGCACGCACTTTCCATGCTGCCGCGTTGCGCCAGCTGCAGTACTTCTGGCCCCACGCCGTGGGCGGCCCGTTGCCCGGATTGCTCGACCACAAAGCCCAAGTCATCGCCGAGTCCGCGCGGCGGCTGAGGTTGACCACGGACCGAGCCGCGATCAGGGACCTGGCCGCAGAGATCGAGTGGGCCAAGGTTTCGATGCTGACCCCGGACACCTACCTCAAGGCTGCGGCAGGCCGGGTCGAACCGGCAGGGTTTGATCTGACGACCATTTCCCGGCTCTTCCAGGCCTACGAAGATGTCAAGACCGACCGTAACATCATCGATTTTGAAGATGTCCTGCTGATCACGGTTGGCATCCTGCAGGAAGATGCCAAGGTCGCCGCCACCGTGCGGGACCAGTACCGGCACTTTGTCGTGGACGAGTACCAGGATGTGTCCCCGCTGCAGCAACGGCTGCTGGACCTGTGGCTGGGTCCAAGGGACGAGTTGTGCGTGGTTGGCGATGCCAGCCAGACAATCTATTCCTTCACCGGCGCTACTTCCCGGCATCTGCTGGATTTTACCAAGAGGTTCCCCGAGGCCGAGGTGGTCAAGCTGGTGCGGGACTACAGATCGACTCCGCAGGTGGTTAACCTGGCCAACTCGCTGCTGGCGGCACGTACGAAGCAGCCGCGGCGCGGCAACGATCCCTGGTCCGCCCCGCTGGAACTCATCGCCCAGCGCCCTACCGGTCCGGAGCCTTCGTTTACGGAATGCGCCGACGACGAGGCCGAAGCCGCACAGGTAGCCGGAAGGATCCGGACGCTTCTGAATGAAGGCGTCGCCGCAAGCCAGATCGCCGTGCTGTACCGGACCAACGGACAATCGGAAGCCTACGAGCAGGCACTGGCGTCGGCGGATATCGGCTACCAGTTGCGTGGCGGTGAGCGGTTCTTTCGCCGGAAAGAAGTCCGGGATGCGATGCTGCAGCTCCGTGCCGGCGCACGGGCCGCAGGGACCGATCCCGTGCCGCAGTTGGTCAGGGACATCCTTGCCAACCTTGGCTACACCGCGCAGGCTCCACGATCCGGCGGTGCGGTGCGCGAACGCTGGGAGTCTCTGGCCGCGCTCGTGGCCCTGGCGGATGAATTGGACAAGGCGCGCGGAAGCGCGGCCGGTGGTGTGTTCACGCTGCAGGATCTCGTTACTGAGCTGGAAGAGCGTGCTGCAGCCCAGCACGCGCCTACTGTCCAAGGCGTCACGCTGGCCTCGCTGCATTCGGCCAAAGGCCTGGAATGGGATGCCGTGTTCCTGGTCGGACTCAGCGAAGGCCTGATGCCGATCTCGTTCGCGGACACGGACGACGCCGTGGATGAAGAACGTAGGCTGCTTTACGTCGGGATCACGCGGGCACGCGAGCATCTTGCCCTGTCATGGTCCCTGGCGCGCACCCCTGGGGGCCGGGCCAACCGGAAGCCTTCACGCTTCCTGGACGGGCTGCGGCCGCAATCATCGTCCTCCGTGCAAAACCGGGCAGGCGCCAAGCCCTCCCGCCGCAAGCAAGCGGCACCCGCGGTGTGTCGGGTGTGCGGAACCCTGCTCAGCTCAGGCGCCGAACGCAAAGTCGGCCGCTGCCAAAACTGCCCGCCTACCTACGAGGAATCGACCTTCGATGCTTTGCGGCAGTGGCGCAAGGATACGGCCCTGGAGGCTTCGGTGCCGGCCTTCGTCGTGTTCACCGATGCGACGCTGGTGGCTATTGCCGAAGCGCGGCCCCAGTCCATGCAGGAACTCTCGCGTCTCGCCGGTGTCGGGCCCGCCAAATTGGAACGCTATGGCGAAGACGTGCTGCGCATACTTTCGGCTAACTAG
- the nudC gene encoding NAD(+) diphosphatase, with protein MSTTTHATGFPPLGGLTLARSAMDRGCERRSQAVLFDDIWGLDSTCVMVMDAGKTLVRDNKIVLQPSLGRSMPENLVYLGRAVAGAEVPEGTDIVLEDLTGITAEVKNDGEWLGLRDVATLLSPQDAGLFAEAAAISNWHAVHTHCPRCGTRTTVESGGWVRRCPADGSEHYPRTDPAIIVSVVDAEDRLLLGNSASWPVGRYSTLAGFVEPGESLEAAVIREIEEESGVVVHSPQYMGSQPWPFPSSLMLGFTAVATGTETVPDGVEIRDVRWFTRAELAQGIESGEIQVAGGISIARALIEHWYGSALPEPLGRK; from the coding sequence ATGAGCACCACAACCCACGCCACAGGCTTTCCTCCGTTGGGCGGCCTGACCCTTGCCCGCAGCGCTATGGACCGGGGTTGTGAGCGCCGCAGCCAAGCGGTTCTGTTCGACGATATCTGGGGCTTGGATTCCACCTGCGTCATGGTGATGGATGCTGGCAAAACGCTCGTGCGGGACAACAAGATTGTGCTGCAGCCCTCGCTCGGGCGCAGCATGCCGGAAAATCTTGTCTATCTAGGCCGTGCAGTGGCAGGAGCGGAAGTTCCCGAGGGAACGGATATTGTCTTGGAAGACCTGACGGGGATAACTGCTGAAGTAAAGAACGACGGCGAGTGGCTGGGACTGCGCGACGTCGCAACCTTGCTCTCGCCCCAGGACGCCGGCCTGTTCGCGGAAGCAGCGGCAATTTCAAATTGGCACGCTGTCCATACGCATTGCCCGCGGTGCGGGACAAGAACCACCGTGGAAAGCGGCGGCTGGGTCCGGCGCTGCCCGGCTGACGGCAGTGAGCACTATCCCCGTACCGATCCGGCCATCATTGTCTCGGTCGTGGACGCGGAGGACCGGTTGCTGCTGGGCAATTCGGCCAGTTGGCCCGTTGGACGGTACTCAACCCTGGCCGGTTTCGTGGAACCGGGGGAGTCCCTTGAAGCGGCCGTAATCCGGGAAATCGAGGAAGAATCCGGGGTAGTGGTGCACTCGCCGCAGTACATGGGATCGCAGCCGTGGCCCTTCCCATCTTCTCTGATGCTGGGCTTCACTGCAGTCGCAACGGGAACCGAAACGGTCCCGGACGGCGTGGAAATCAGGGACGTGCGCTGGTTCACCCGGGCCGAACTCGCGCAGGGAATTGAGTCCGGTGAGATCCAGGTCGCGGGCGGCATCTCGATCGCCCGGGCCTTGATCGAACACTGGTATGGCAGCGCGCTGCCGGAACCGCTGGGCAGGAAGTGA